Proteins encoded in a region of the Triticum dicoccoides isolate Atlit2015 ecotype Zavitan chromosome 3A, WEW_v2.0, whole genome shotgun sequence genome:
- the LOC119270463 gene encoding protein OSB2, chloroplastic-like isoform X1, whose protein sequence is MRHLARLLLPSTATASSSAAAAFSTSKRAYPSRAKPRPPPPSESPAEDAAGDDGDAPPPADPAAWQREKVPSELPRPPTIPFQPSVANAVRLVGTVGAPVQLQRLPDGRFSAVSVLVQDRRTDFPKFWIPVIFQDDLAQIAASHLQEKDLVYVSGQLTGDVPPFKHTDGQANIQVVAHLLSFVDSKAVETDLMVDEEEGFMEIAEAEKKVEQTKPVSKYPARTFSDYKAKQDKYRTLWNDVLANPLNWTDNRAEKANGSKNPKYPDFKNKTADEALWLDSAPHYVLEKLDGLTFNSGYNAAKTCKPFNSSFGKGTNTGWSKFKTSQAASPEKQKKEAELWQSLVDSPQSWWDNRADKRSPKAPDFKHKDTGEALWLSPKTPSWVTDALPPVRGGSRGGARRPETLLS, encoded by the exons ATGCGCCACCtcgcccgcctcctcctcccctccaccgccaccgcctcctcctccgccgccgcggccttctCCACCTCCAAGCGCGCCTACCCCAGCCGAGCcaagccgcgcccgccgccgcccagcGAGAGCCCCGCGGAGGACGCGGCCGGAGACGACGGGGACGCGCCCCCGCCGGCCGACCCCGCGGCGTGGCAGAGGGAGAAGGTCCCCAGCGAGCTGCCCCGCCCGCCCACCATCCCCTTCCAGCCAAGTGTCGCCAACGCCGTCCGCCTCGTCGGCACCGTCGGCGCGCCCGTGCAGCTCCAGCGCCTCCCCGACGGCCGCTTCTCCGCCGTCTCCGTGCTCGTGCAGGACCGCCGCACCGACTTCCCCAAGTTCTG GATCCCTGTAATATTTCAAGACGACTTGGCACAAATAGCTGCTTCTCACTTGCAAGAAAAGGACCTTGTCTATGTGTCTGGACAATTAACTGGAGATGTTCCGCCATTCAAACATACTGATGGCCAAGCAAATATTCAG GTTGTAGCACATTTGCTGTCATTTGTTGATAGTAAAGCTGTGGAAACGGATCTCATGGTGGATGAAGAGGAAGGGTTTATGGAGATTGCTGAGGCTGAAAAGAAAGTTGAACAAACCAAACCTGTCTCTAAATATCCAGCACGCACATTTTCAG ATTATAAAGCCAAACAGGACAAGTACAGAACGCTCTGGAATGATGTTCTTGCCAATCCACTTAATTGGACTGATAACCGAGCTGAGAAGGCGAATGGATCT AAAAATCCAAAGTATCCTGATTTTAAGAACAAGACAGCAGATGAGGCACTCTGGCTTGACTCAGCACCACATTATGTGCTAGAGAAATTGGATGGTTTGACCTTTAATAGTGGCTACAATGCAGCTAAAACATGTAAGCCTTTTAATTCTAGCTTTGGGAAAG GTACGAATACAGGTTGGAGTAAATTCAAGACAAGCCAAGCTGCCTCTCCTGAGAAACAGAAAAAGGAAG CGGAATTGTGGCAGAGTCTGGTGGACAGTCCTCAAAGCTGGTGGGACAACCGAGCAGACAAG AGGTCACCTAAAGCCCCCGACTTCAAGCACAAGGACACCGGCGAGGCTCTGTGGTTAAGCCCCAAGACACCAAGTTGGGTTACAGATGCGCTGCCACCGGTGAGAGGAGGTAGCAGAGGCGGAGCTAGAAGACCGGAGACCCTGCTCTCTTGA
- the LOC119270463 gene encoding protein OSB2, chloroplastic-like isoform X2 — protein sequence MRHLARLLLPSTATASSSAAAAFSTSKRAYPSRAKPRPPPPSESPAEDAAGDDGDAPPPADPAAWQREKVPSELPRPPTIPFQPSVANAVRLVGTVGAPVQLQRLPDGRFSAVSVLVQDRRTDFPKFWIPVIFQDDLAQIAASHLQEKDLVYVSGQLTGDVPPFKHTDGQANIQVVAHLLSFVDSKAVETDLMVDEEEGFMEIAEAEKKVEQTKPVSKYPARTFSDYKAKQDKYRTLWNDVLANPLNWTDNRAEKANGSKNPKYPDFKNKTADEALWLDSAPHYVLEKLDGLTFNSGYNAAKTCTNTGWSKFKTSQAASPEKQKKEAELWQSLVDSPQSWWDNRADKRSPKAPDFKHKDTGEALWLSPKTPSWVTDALPPVRGGSRGGARRPETLLS from the exons ATGCGCCACCtcgcccgcctcctcctcccctccaccgccaccgcctcctcctccgccgccgcggccttctCCACCTCCAAGCGCGCCTACCCCAGCCGAGCcaagccgcgcccgccgccgcccagcGAGAGCCCCGCGGAGGACGCGGCCGGAGACGACGGGGACGCGCCCCCGCCGGCCGACCCCGCGGCGTGGCAGAGGGAGAAGGTCCCCAGCGAGCTGCCCCGCCCGCCCACCATCCCCTTCCAGCCAAGTGTCGCCAACGCCGTCCGCCTCGTCGGCACCGTCGGCGCGCCCGTGCAGCTCCAGCGCCTCCCCGACGGCCGCTTCTCCGCCGTCTCCGTGCTCGTGCAGGACCGCCGCACCGACTTCCCCAAGTTCTG GATCCCTGTAATATTTCAAGACGACTTGGCACAAATAGCTGCTTCTCACTTGCAAGAAAAGGACCTTGTCTATGTGTCTGGACAATTAACTGGAGATGTTCCGCCATTCAAACATACTGATGGCCAAGCAAATATTCAG GTTGTAGCACATTTGCTGTCATTTGTTGATAGTAAAGCTGTGGAAACGGATCTCATGGTGGATGAAGAGGAAGGGTTTATGGAGATTGCTGAGGCTGAAAAGAAAGTTGAACAAACCAAACCTGTCTCTAAATATCCAGCACGCACATTTTCAG ATTATAAAGCCAAACAGGACAAGTACAGAACGCTCTGGAATGATGTTCTTGCCAATCCACTTAATTGGACTGATAACCGAGCTGAGAAGGCGAATGGATCT AAAAATCCAAAGTATCCTGATTTTAAGAACAAGACAGCAGATGAGGCACTCTGGCTTGACTCAGCACCACATTATGTGCTAGAGAAATTGGATGGTTTGACCTTTAATAGTGGCTACAATGCAGCTAAAACAT GTACGAATACAGGTTGGAGTAAATTCAAGACAAGCCAAGCTGCCTCTCCTGAGAAACAGAAAAAGGAAG CGGAATTGTGGCAGAGTCTGGTGGACAGTCCTCAAAGCTGGTGGGACAACCGAGCAGACAAG AGGTCACCTAAAGCCCCCGACTTCAAGCACAAGGACACCGGCGAGGCTCTGTGGTTAAGCCCCAAGACACCAAGTTGGGTTACAGATGCGCTGCCACCGGTGAGAGGAGGTAGCAGAGGCGGAGCTAGAAGACCGGAGACCCTGCTCTCTTGA